A stretch of the Argentina anserina chromosome 6, drPotAnse1.1, whole genome shotgun sequence genome encodes the following:
- the LOC126798389 gene encoding uncharacterized protein LOC126798389 isoform X1 codes for MRASDSTKRICSRKSESSLGAVPAAELVNIELDDLPDVVLVEILCRLPCYKFVLKCKSVSKRWFNVMSGPYFLGRFLCLQSDRDETPIIRSLITDTGQEFLNRMATTTKPLGPLFEKLMSVQQLEKEPIVVATYNDLVLCSTTGFYQRDYYICNPCTIQWVAVPPPPRVYKYTPVGLICDLPYFNCTKDDQGGSVIQVNAEFRCRIVRIVLPENESVTELEVQIFASDTSQWITSTISIPSGVICDTVPIERSFTYNGMLYFVGDEPGDQNFLLGLDPFLINNSIIERYQFIRFDDPEESFVLRYFGEYRGCLHMCDYDHYKFFVRELKAEELCGGAGKLSVEGIQDYTLDIGNVPPYCGQFVSLLFLDPNNEHVIYLHICNDIVRYDLQTREWSKLAGNIPSHDQFLFVVPWWPTPVPRLLQHAQPTGINF; via the coding sequence ATGAGAGCTAGTGATAGTACCAAAAGAATCTGCTCTAGAAAATCGGAGTCTAGCTTGGGAGCAGTACCGGCGGCTGAACTGGTGAATATTGAACTTGATGATCTCCCGGATGTTGTGTTGGTTGAAATTCTTTGCCGGCTTCCATGCTAtaagtttgttttgaaatgcAAGTCAGTGTCCAAGCGTTGGTTCAATGTCATGTCCGGTCCTTATTTTCTTGGCCGCTTTCTCTGTCTCCAGAGTGATCGTGATGAGACACCGATTATTCGCTCTCTGATAACCGACACAGGGCAGGAGTTCCTTAATAGAATGGCCACGACCACCAAGCCACTAGGTCCATTGTTTGAAAAACTCATGAGTGTCCAGCAATTGGAAAAGGAACCGATTGTTGTAGCTACGTATAATGACTTAGTTCTCTGCTCTACAACGGGCTTTTATCAGCGTGATTACTACATCTGCAATCCGTGCACAATTCAGTGGGTTGCTGTTCCTCCCCCTCCTAGAGTTTACAAATATACACCAGTGGGATTAATTTGTGATCTTCCCTACTTTAACTGTACGAAAGATGACCAGGGAGGAAGTGTCATTCAAGTTAATGCTGAGTTTAGGTGCAGGATAGTGAGAATAGTTCTTCCTGAAAATGAATCTGTCACCGAACTCGAAGTTCAAATTTTCGCCTCTGATACCAGTCAATGGATAACGTCAACTATATCAATACCATCAGGTGTTATATGTGACACCGTCCCTATAGAAAGGAGCTTCACTTACAATGGCATGCTGTATTTTGTGGGTGACGAACCTGGTGATCAAAACTTTCTTTTGgggttggacccattcttgaTCAACAATAGTATAATTGAGCGCTATCAGTTCATTCGATTTGATGATCCAGAAGAGTCTTTTGTACTTCGGTACTTTGGTGAATACAGAGGGTGCCTGCACATGTGCGACTATGATCATTATAAGTTTTTTGTTCGGGAGTTGAAAGCAGAAGAACTGTGTGGAGGAGCTGGCAAATTAAGTGTGGAAGGTATACAGGATTATACACTGGACATAGGCAATGTTCCGCCTTATTGTGGTCAGTTTGTTAGTTTACTATTTTTGGATCCCAATAATGAGCATGTTATATATCTGCACATATGCAATGACATTGTCAGGTATGACCTTCAAACAAGAGAATGGTCAAAGCTTGCTGGAAATATTCCCTCTCATGATCAATTTCTGTTTGTGGTCCCATGGTGGCCAACGCCAGTGCCTAGGCTATTACAACACGCCCAACCTACGGGAATAAACTTCTAA
- the LOC126798389 gene encoding uncharacterized protein LOC126798389 isoform X2, with protein MRASDSTKRICSRKSESSLGAVPAAELVNIELDDLPDVVLVEILCRLPCYKFVLKCKSVSKRWFNVMSGPYFLGRFLCLQSDRDETPIIRSLITDTGQEFLNRMATTTKPLGPLFEKLMSVQQLEKEPIVVATYNDLVLCSTTGFYQRDYYICNPCTIQWVAVPPPPRVYKYTPVGLICDLPYFNCTKDDQGGSVIQVNAEFRCRIVRIVLPENESVTELEVQIFASDTSQWITSTISIPSGVICDTVPIERSFTYNGMLYFVGDEPGDQNFLLGLDPFLINNSIIERYQFIRFDDPEESFVLRYFGEYRGCLHMCDYDHYKFFVRELKAEELCGGAGKLSVEGMTFKQENGQSLLEIFPLMINFCLWSHGGQRQCLGYYNTPNLRE; from the exons ATGAGAGCTAGTGATAGTACCAAAAGAATCTGCTCTAGAAAATCGGAGTCTAGCTTGGGAGCAGTACCGGCGGCTGAACTGGTGAATATTGAACTTGATGATCTCCCGGATGTTGTGTTGGTTGAAATTCTTTGCCGGCTTCCATGCTAtaagtttgttttgaaatgcAAGTCAGTGTCCAAGCGTTGGTTCAATGTCATGTCCGGTCCTTATTTTCTTGGCCGCTTTCTCTGTCTCCAGAGTGATCGTGATGAGACACCGATTATTCGCTCTCTGATAACCGACACAGGGCAGGAGTTCCTTAATAGAATGGCCACGACCACCAAGCCACTAGGTCCATTGTTTGAAAAACTCATGAGTGTCCAGCAATTGGAAAAGGAACCGATTGTTGTAGCTACGTATAATGACTTAGTTCTCTGCTCTACAACGGGCTTTTATCAGCGTGATTACTACATCTGCAATCCGTGCACAATTCAGTGGGTTGCTGTTCCTCCCCCTCCTAGAGTTTACAAATATACACCAGTGGGATTAATTTGTGATCTTCCCTACTTTAACTGTACGAAAGATGACCAGGGAGGAAGTGTCATTCAAGTTAATGCTGAGTTTAGGTGCAGGATAGTGAGAATAGTTCTTCCTGAAAATGAATCTGTCACCGAACTCGAAGTTCAAATTTTCGCCTCTGATACCAGTCAATGGATAACGTCAACTATATCAATACCATCAGGTGTTATATGTGACACCGTCCCTATAGAAAGGAGCTTCACTTACAATGGCATGCTGTATTTTGTGGGTGACGAACCTGGTGATCAAAACTTTCTTTTGgggttggacccattcttgaTCAACAATAGTATAATTGAGCGCTATCAGTTCATTCGATTTGATGATCCAGAAGAGTCTTTTGTACTTCGGTACTTTGGTGAATACAGAGGGTGCCTGCACATGTGCGACTATGATCATTATAAGTTTTTTGTTCGGGAGTTGAAAGCAGAAGAACTGTGTGGAGGAGCTGGCAAATTAAGTGTGGAAG GTATGACCTTCAAACAAGAGAATGGTCAAAGCTTGCTGGAAATATTCCCTCTCATGATCAATTTCTGTTTGTGGTCCCATGGTGGCCAACGCCAGTGCCTAGGCTATTACAACACGCCCAACCTACGGGAATAA
- the LOC126797365 gene encoding GDSL esterase/lipase 7-like, with protein MLEIYENCYKQVARPWPRSSIHIWILIYLRSVVLIEGSAIAPAIYVFGDSLFDSGNNNFLLTLAKANFLPYGVNFVKGATGRFTNGKTLVDFIAEFLGLPFAPPYLSIRNSTILTGMNYASGSCGILPESGSRLGKCLNLKEQMDLFEKTVKLDLPGLINKPDDIAEYLSKSIILVSVGNNDFLNNYLQPKLYDSSKKYSPPQFVQLLMDNLSHHLERLYNLGARKIVMFEIGPLGCIPSIAKTQNHTGDCVEETNQLASIFNDRLRETLENLTFTLQGSLFVLGRANEIGYDAITSPLKYGLEDGSNPCCICLNNASSCIPLAKPCLQSNTHFFWDAFHLTESANSVIATGCFNGSTLCTPLNIMKLVQM; from the exons ATGTTAGAAATATATGAGAACTGCTATAAACAAGTCGCAAGGCCATGGCCACGATCGTCAATTCATATCTGGATcctgatat ATCTCCGCTCAGTAGTTTTAATAGAGGGATCAGCGATTGCACCAGCAATATACGTCTTTGGGGATTCTTTATTTGATAGTGGTAATAATAATTTCTTGCTAACTTTAGCAAAGGCAAATTTCCTGCCCTACGGTGTCAATTTCGTTAAGGGTGCCACCGGAAGATTCACTAATGGTAAAACATTGGTTGATTTTATAG CTGAGTTTCTTGGGCTACCATTTGCTCCTCCATACTTGAGCATACGCAACTCGACAATACTTACGGGCATGAATTATGCATCGGGGTCCTGTGGCATTCTCCCAGAATCTGGAAGTCGATTG GGAAAGTGCTTGAACCTGAAAGAGCAGATGGATTTGTTTGAAAAGACGGTGAAGTTAGACTTGCCAGGACTTATAAACAAACCAGATGATATTGCAGAGTACTTGTCCAAGTCCATAATTCTCGTTTCTGTAGGCAACAATGATTTTCTGAATAATTACCTTCAACCTAAACTTTATGACTCGAGCAAAAAATACTCTCCTCCACAGTTTGTACAACTCCTGATGGATAATCTTTCTCACCATTTGGAG AGATTATATAACTTAGGAGCCAGGAAGATAGTTATGTTTGAAATTGGTCCTCTTGGTTGCATCCCATCAATTGCAAAGACACAAAATCACACTGGAGACTGTGTGGAAGAAACTAACCAGCTAGCTTCGATCTTCAACGACAGACTTCGTGAAACCCTGGAAAATTTAACGTTTACTTTACAAGGATCTTTATTTGTTCTTGGTCGAGCTAACGAGATCGGCTATGATGCAATTACAAGTCCCCTTAAATATG GCCTCGAGGACGGAAGCAATCCATGCTGCATTTGTTTGAACAATGCATCGTCATGTATTCCATTAGCTAAACCATGCTTGCAGTCAAATACTCACTTCTTCTGGGACGCTTTTCATCTGACTGAATCTGCTAATTCAGTCATAGCAACTGGCTGTTTCAATGGCTCTACTCTTTGCACTCCTCTGAACATCATGAAACTTGTAcaaatgtaa
- the LOC126797955 gene encoding calcium/calmodulin-regulated receptor-like kinase 2 encodes MVHKADLVIIGISVGVALGILIAALLFFGIRWYQKRANLQRCANERSLATLPIRTNGLGTSIDLSVSVSTTIPIQGSEKVQKISPLSWWNNHSKDRFPSASGVLRYSYKDVQKATQNFTTILGQGAFGPVYKATMPTGEVVAVKVLASNSKQGEKEFQTEVSLLGRLHHRNLVNLVGYCVDKGQCMLIYEFMSNGSLSNLLYSEEQQVLSWDERLQIALDISHGMEYLHEGAVPPVIHRDLKSANILLDQLMRAKVADFGLSKEEVFDGRNSGLKGTYGYIDPEYISSNKFTMKSDIYSFGIIIFELITAIHPHQNLMEYVNLASMAPDGVDEILDSKLAGECNLDEARRLAKIAHKCLLKLPRKRPSIGEVSQAILKIKQLRLDRRDTMSFAGEEFSRAVSRIEVQQVELVRMASMKDQP; translated from the exons ATGGTTCATAAAGCTGATCTTGTTATCATCGGCATCTCTGTTGGTGTAGCCCTTGGAATTCTGATAGCTGCGCTCCTATTTTTCGGAATAAGGTGGTACCAAAAGCGTGCCAATCTTCAACGATGCGCAAATGAGCGTAGTTTAGCAACTCTTCCTATTCGCACAAATGGTTTAGGCACAAGCATTGACCTTAGTGTATCTGTCTCAACTACCATACCTATTCAAGGATCTGAGAAGGTTCAAAAGATTTCTCCACTCTCCTGGTGGAATAATCACAGCAAAGATCGATTTCCTTCTGCATCAGGCGTACTTAGATACTCCTACAA GGATGTACAGAAAGCTACGCAGAATTTTACAACCATTTTGGGACAGGGGGCTTTTGGTCCAGTCTATAAAGCAACGATGCCTACTGGAGAGGTAGTAGCAGTGAAGGTGCTTGCTTCAAATTCCAAGCAGGGAGAGAAAGAGTTCCAAACAGAG GTATCTCTGTTAGGAAGACTGCATCATCGAAATCTGGTGAACCTTGTAGGTTACTGTGTAGATAAAGGACAGTGTATGTTAATCTACGAGTTCATGAGTAATGGCAGCTTATCAAACCTTCTGTATA GTGAAGAACAACAGGTTTTGAGCTGGGATGAAAGGCTGCAAATTGCTCTTGATATTTCACATGGAATGGAGTACCTTCATGAAGGG GCAGTGCCACCAGTCATACATCGTGATTTAAAGTCTGCTAATATTTTGTTAGATCAGTTGATGAGAGCTAAG GTTGCTGATTTTGGACTGTCTAAAGAAGAGGTGTTCGATGGTCGAAACTCTGGCCTCAAAGGTACTTACGGCTACATAGATCCGGAATATATATCTTCGAACAAGTTCACAATGAAGAGTGACATATACAGTTTTGGCATCATCATCTTTGAACTCATAACAGCCATCCACCCTCACCAAAACCTAATGGAATACGTTAATCTT GCTTCTATGGCTCCAGATGGTGTGGATGAAATCCTTGATAGCAAACTAGCCGGGGAATGCAACCTTGATGAAGCGAGGAGGCTGGCCAAAATTGCTCACAAATGCTTACTGAAACTACCAAGAAAGCGGCCTTCTATTGGAGAGGTTTCACAAGCTATATTGAAGATTAAACAGTTGCGGCTTGATAGAAGGGATACCATGTCTTTTGCTGGAGAAGAATTTTCACGGGCAGTAAGCAGAATAGAGGTTCAACAGGTGGAGCTGGTTAGGATGGCCAGCATGAAAGATCAACCGTGA
- the LOC126798528 gene encoding O-fucosyltransferase 27 codes for MKGEGKMVFKSKMKWVGLVGLVLSAISLFVHFLLARFTEEGVSEFHSSITIFPRRAIGESLNFSKTSAMYKRLWDPVRPLESLHPDANPRGYYSDPNSDTNGFIFVRIQGGFHEIRNSICDVVVVSRFLNATLVIPELQSTTSSKGISSQFKSFAYLYNEDQFIAALSKDIKVVKTLPKNLKGQRKKKNIPSFKVPYSASPYYYKHHVLPVLKKHSVVELVVSDGGCLQAILPPDLEEYQRLRCRVAFHALRFRQEVQELATRILHRLRAPGQPFVAFDPGMTRDALAYHGCAELFQDVHTELIQHKRQWMIKRGIVKGNLFVNSAKQRLKGSCPLMPEEIGIILRAYGYLWDTIIYVSGGEIFGGQRTLIPLRAMFENVVDRTSLSILWELSRIYGREANLFESNPRSPPTVEEEMKVEAWKTAGPRPRPLPPPPARPKSYNIEGWWGWVAESDNEPDSTVMELRTNAHKLLWEAIDYVICVEADVFIPGFDRDGKGHPNFASLVMGHRLYQSAASKTYRPDRKEVVRLLEEISDHLYHANHTWLMSVRKHLRKRLVDGLLEASTKSKSMSFISHPVPECSCLRRDYTGKSINASTVTPSSHSQVIAALGIVHFCPAWMENDLTLQTKDKENEEALDEDDSTSSGLFFRKSNGDHEDLSTKEDTQLEDQDEVEGGDR; via the exons ATGAAAGGAGAGGGGAAGATGGTGTTCAAGTCAAAAATGAAATGGGTTGGTCTTGTTGGTCTTGTTCTCTCAGCCATTTCTCTCTTTGTTCACTTTTTACTCGCTAGATTTACTGAGGAGGGTGTTTCAGAGTTCCATTCTTCGATCACAATCTTTCCAAGGCGAGCCATTGGTGAAAGCTTGAATTTTTCCAAGACT AGTGCAATGTATAAAAGGCTATGGGATCCGGTAAGGCCTCTTGAATCATTGCATCCTGATGCGAATCCCAGAGGATATTATTCCG ATCCCAATTCAGATACGAATGGATTTATCTTTGTCAGGATACAAGGCGGGTTTCATGAGATCAGGAATTCG atatgtgaTGTAGTTGTGGTTTCTCGGTTTCTTAATGCAACATTAGTTATTCCTGAGCTCCAATCAACCACAAGCAGCAAGGGCATCAG CTCTCAGTTTAAGAgttttgcgtatctctacaatgAGGACCAATTCATAGCAGCATTATCAAAAGATATCAAAGTCGTAAAGACCCTCCCTAAAAATCTTAAAGGgcaaaggaagaaaaagaatattcCATCATTTAAAGTGCCATACTCTGCTTCACCATACTACTATAAGCATCACGTTCTTCCAGTTTTGAAGAAGCATTCAGTAGTTGAACTAGTCGTGTCTGATGGTGGATGCTTGCAG GCTATCCTGCCACCAGATCTTGAAGAGTACCAGAGGCTGAGATGTAGGGTTGCTTTTCATGCTCTTCGGTTCCGGCAGGAGGTCCAGGAACTTGCTACCAGAATTTTACACAG ATTACGGGCTCCTGGACAGCCATTTGTAGCTTTTGACCCTGGAATGACCAGAGATGCTTTGGCATATCATGGTTGTGCCGAACTCTTCCAG GATGTACACACTGAACTAATTCAGCACAAAAGGCAATGGATGATAAAACGTGGGATTGTCAAGGGAAATCTTTTTGTGAATTCTGCAAAGCAACGACTCAAAGGCTCTTGCCCACTAATGCCAGAAGAG ATTGGTATTATTCTTCGTGCATATGGATACTTGTGGGACACAATAATATATGTATCTGGGGGAGAAATCTTTGGTGGCCAAAGGACATTGATCCCTCTTCGTGCAATGTTTGAAAATGTTGTTGATAGGACCTCCCTCAGTATTCTCTGGGAGCTTAGCAGGATTTATGGCCGTGAGGCTAACCTCTTCGAAAGTAATCCCAGGAGTCCACCTACAGTTGAGGAAGAGATGAAGGTTGAAGCATGGAAAACTGCTGGGCCACGTCCTCGCCCACTTCCACCGCCTCCGGCCAGGCCTAAATCATATAACATAGAAGGTTGGTGGGGCTGGGTAGCTGAGAGTGATAATGAGCCTGATAGTACAGTTATGGAATTGAGGACGAATGCTCATAAACTACTGTGGGAAGCAATTGATTACGTGATATGCGTTGAAGCTGATGTATTTATCCCTGGCTTTGATCGAGATGGTAAGGGACATCCAAATTTTGCAAGCTTAGTTATGGGACACAGACTCTATCAATCAGCTGCATCAAAAACATACAGGCCAGACAG AAAAGAAGTCGTCAGGCTCTTGGAAGAAATCAGTGACCACCTTTACCATGCTAACCATACTTGGCTGATGTCTGTGCGCAAGCACTTGAGAAAGAGATTGGTTGATGGGTTATTAGAAGCATCCACAAAATCCAAATCGATGTCTTTTATCTCTCATCCAGTCCCTGAATGTTCTTGCTTGAGGCGTGATTATACTGGAAAATCAATCAATGCTTCAACAGTAACTCCTTCTAGTCACTCTCAAGTTATTGCTGCACTTGGAATTGTGCACTTTTGCCCGGCTTGGATGGAAAATGATTTGACATTGCAGACTAAAGACAAGGAAAATGAGGAAGCTTTAGACGAGGATGACTCCACCTCATCTGGATTATTTTTCCGGAAAAGTAATGGAGATCATGAAGATTTAAGCACCAAAGAGGACACACAGTTGGAGGATCAAGACGAGGTTGAAGGTGGAGATAGGTAG
- the LOC126798389 gene encoding uncharacterized protein LOC126798389 isoform X3 — translation MSVHHLEEEPRVVATYNDLVLCCTTFGFYQRDYYICNPCTIQWVAVPPPPRVYQYTAVGFMCDLPYYNCTKDDQGGSVVQVNAECRCRIVRLVLPENESVSTLEVQIFTSDTSQWITSTISIPSGVICDTVPIERSFTYNGMLYFVGDEPGDQNFLLGLDPFLINNSIIERYQFIRFDDPEESFVLRYFGEYRGCLHMCDYDHYKFFVRELKAEELCGGAGKLSVEGIQDYTLDIGNVPPYCGQFVSLLFLDPNNEHVIYLHICNDIVRYDLQTREWSKLAGNIPSHDQFLFVVPWWPTPVPRLLQHAQPTGINF, via the exons ATGAGTGTCCACCATTTGGAAGAAGAGCCGAGAGTGGTAGCTACATACAATGACTTAGTTCTGTGCTGTACAACGTTCGGCTTTTATCAGCGTGATTACTACATCTGCAATCCGTGCACAATTCAGTGGGTTGCTGTTCCTCCCCCTCCTCGAGTTTACCAATATACAGCAGTGggatttatgtgcgatcttcCCTACTATAACTGTACTAAAGATGATCAAGGAGGAAGTGTTGTTCAGGTGAATGCTGAGTGTAGGTGCAGGATAGTGAGATTAGTTCTTCCTGAAAATGAATCTGTCTCCACACTCGAAGTGCAAATCTTCACCTCTGATACCAGTCAATGGATAACGTCAACTATATCAATACCATCAG GTGTTATATGTGACACCGTCCCTATAGAAAGGAGCTTCACTTACAATGGCATGCTGTATTTTGTGGGTGACGAACCTGGTGATCAAAACTTTCTTTTGgggttggacccattcttgaTCAACAATAGTATAATTGAGCGCTATCAGTTCATTCGATTTGATGATCCAGAAGAGTCTTTTGTACTTCGGTACTTTGGTGAATACAGAGGGTGCCTGCACATGTGCGACTATGATCATTATAAGTTTTTTGTTCGGGAGTTGAAAGCAGAAGAACTGTGTGGAGGAGCTGGCAAATTAAGTGTGGAAGGTATACAGGATTATACACTGGACATAGGCAATGTTCCGCCTTATTGTGGTCAGTTTGTTAGTTTACTATTTTTGGATCCCAATAATGAGCATGTTATATATCTGCACATATGCAATGACATTGTCAGGTATGACCTTCAAACAAGAGAATGGTCAAAGCTTGCTGGAAATATTCCCTCTCATGATCAATTTCTGTTTGTGGTCCCATGGTGGCCAACGCCAGTGCCTAGGCTATTACAACACGCCCAACCTACGGGAATAAACTTCTAA